A genome region from Blochmannia endosymbiont of Polyrhachis (Hedomyrma) turneri includes the following:
- the ubiB gene encoding ubiquinone biosynthesis regulatory protein kinase UbiB, which translates to MIFSECYRLYYIIRVILNYGLVEFIPENKFFFPIRLFVRVIFQILNKHPQLILEERLRLALQELGPIWIKFGQMLSTRRDICSDSIVDQLKILQDRVEPFDGLLAKQHIERAIGHSLDVYFYDFEQNPLASASISQVHTARLRKNNKEVIIKVIRPNILSVIQLDIQLMYRLIVILPKFLLGRRKLQFIEIISEYKKTLMCELDLLRESVNTIQLRRNFHESAILYIPKVYTDYCSKEVLVMERVYGIPVSDLHSLEKQGVNMKLLAERGVDIFLTQVFRDSFFHADMHPGNVFVSYEHPDDPQYIGIDCGLVGSLNKKDKYYLAENFIAFLNRDYRKIAELHLDSGWIPLNTNIEDFEFAIRMVFEPIFEKPLEDISCSQVLLSLFSTARRFNMDAQPQLMLLQKALFYVEGMVRYLYPKLDFWKTVRPFIEKWVKDQISCLMVFRCLREKSPVYFSKLPELVDLTYDVCKQGRFLNQTIHNLILHINLNRVKQGHARFLFGIGAIFVFIGILLFIKDESMMLFSFFLVLIGIITWIIGWNQTI; encoded by the coding sequence ATGATTTTTAGTGAATGTTATCGTTTGTATTATATTATTCGTGTTATATTAAATTATGGGTTAGTGGAGTTTATTCCGGAAAATAAGTTTTTTTTTCCTATAAGATTGTTTGTTCGTGTAATATTTCAGATATTGAATAAGCATCCTCAATTAATATTGGAAGAGAGATTACGTTTAGCTCTTCAAGAGCTTGGGCCGATTTGGATAAAATTTGGTCAAATGCTTTCTACTCGTCGTGATATATGTAGTGATTCTATTGTTGATCAATTAAAAATTCTGCAAGATCGTGTAGAACCTTTTGATGGTTTGCTTGCTAAGCAACATATTGAACGTGCTATAGGTCATTCATTAGATGTATATTTTTATGATTTTGAGCAAAATCCATTGGCTTCAGCATCTATTTCTCAGGTGCATACTGCTAGATTGAGGAAAAATAATAAAGAGGTGATTATTAAGGTAATTCGTCCTAATATTTTGTCAGTTATTCAGTTAGATATTCAATTAATGTATAGGTTAATTGTTATACTTCCAAAATTTTTATTAGGTAGAAGGAAGCTACAATTTATAGAAATTATTTCAGAATATAAAAAAACTCTTATGTGTGAGCTTGATTTATTGCGTGAAAGTGTTAATACCATCCAGTTGCGTCGTAATTTTCATGAAAGTGCTATTTTATATATTCCTAAAGTGTATACGGATTATTGTAGTAAAGAAGTGCTTGTTATGGAGCGTGTTTATGGAATACCTGTAAGTGATTTACACTCTTTAGAGAAGCAGGGTGTAAATATGAAATTATTAGCGGAGCGTGGAGTTGATATTTTTCTTACTCAGGTGTTTCGAGATAGTTTTTTTCATGCTGATATGCATCCTGGTAATGTTTTTGTAAGTTATGAACATCCTGATGATCCGCAGTATATTGGCATTGATTGTGGTCTTGTGGGGTCATTAAATAAAAAAGATAAGTATTATTTAGCAGAAAATTTTATTGCTTTTCTTAATCGTGATTATCGAAAAATAGCTGAGTTACATCTTGATTCTGGTTGGATACCGTTGAATACAAATATTGAAGATTTTGAATTTGCTATTCGTATGGTATTTGAACCAATTTTTGAAAAACCGTTGGAGGATATTTCATGTAGTCAGGTTTTGTTAAGTTTGTTTAGTACTGCTAGACGATTTAATATGGATGCACAGCCGCAGTTAATGTTATTACAGAAAGCATTATTTTATGTGGAAGGCATGGTAAGATATTTGTATCCCAAGTTAGATTTTTGGAAGACTGTTCGTCCGTTTATAGAAAAATGGGTTAAAGATCAAATTAGTTGTTTAATGGTTTTTCGGTGTTTGCGGGAAAAGTCGCCTGTTTATTTTAGTAAGTTACCAGAATTAGTAGATTTAACGTATGATGTTTGTAAGCAAGGTCGATTTTTAAATCAGACAATACATAATTTGATATTGCATATTAATTTAAATCGTGTTAAACAAGGGCATGCACGATTTTTATTTGGAATTGGTGCTATTTTTGTTTTTATTGGTATTTTGTTGTTTATTAAAGATGAAAGCATGATGTTGTTTTCATTTTTTTTAGTATTAATAGGAATAATAACTTGGATCATTGGTTGGAATCAAACTATATAA
- the ubiE gene encoding bifunctional demethylmenaquinone methyltransferase/2-methoxy-6-polyprenyl-1,4-benzoquinol methylase UbiE — translation MKKRKKGYFGFREVYNDEKKHLVNNLFHIVSKRYDIMNDVMSFGIHRLWKNFLVKYSGVRSGYKVLDVAGGTGDLTIKFSRLVGKDGIVVLLDFNDSMITIARKKLRDLGIVDNVYYVQADAEYLPFLDNVFDCVSISFGLRNLAEKELSLSSMYRVLKPGGRLLVLDFSQPVCNFVDEIYDFYSFCVIPYLGQLIVRDFDSYRYLVESIRMHPDQKHLLNMISEAGFKNVEYFNMFFGITVLHRGYK, via the coding sequence ATGAAAAAACGGAAAAAAGGTTATTTTGGATTTCGTGAAGTATACAATGATGAAAAAAAACATTTAGTAAATAATCTATTTCATATTGTATCAAAAAGGTATGACATCATGAATGATGTCATGTCATTTGGCATTCATAGGTTGTGGAAAAATTTTTTGGTGAAATATAGTGGAGTGCGATCTGGTTATAAAGTATTAGATGTTGCGGGTGGCACTGGGGATTTAACTATTAAATTTTCCCGTTTAGTTGGTAAGGATGGTATAGTTGTTTTATTAGATTTTAATGATTCTATGATAACGATTGCTCGTAAGAAATTACGGGATCTTGGAATTGTTGATAATGTTTATTATGTACAAGCTGATGCAGAATATTTACCTTTTTTAGATAACGTTTTTGATTGTGTGTCTATTTCTTTTGGTTTGCGTAATTTAGCAGAGAAGGAGTTATCTTTATCTTCTATGTATAGAGTTCTTAAACCTGGTGGTAGACTATTAGTATTGGATTTTTCTCAACCTGTATGTAATTTTGTAGATGAGATTTATGATTTTTATTCTTTTTGTGTTATACCTTATCTTGGTCAGTTAATTGTTCGTGATTTTGATAGTTATCGATATCTTGTTGAATCTATTCGGATGCATCCTGATCAAAAACATTTATTAAATATGATTTCTGAAGCAGGTTTTAAGAATGTTGAATATTTTAATATGTTTTTTGGGATTACAGTATTGCATCGTGGTTATAAATAA
- the rmuC gene encoding DNA recombination protein RmuC — MIFWLFLGGFGGVVCGILCSFLWFFVRFKEQKLEWLKQRVGYEHTFQSLVKDLDRELSVRKDVEQRLRSDEEILKKLYAKIAVYEEQISVLLCYRQKHDVAIDELRVQREVNVVREFEIKQMMLRLEEKNLEILEKEKFFFNFEQQFSLKFENLVNCVFEYNNKKINIQNKSSLDKLLLPLKLQLDGFSQEIKNKFSQEECERHTLLHEINNLKGLSQRMAEETINLTRALKGNNKLQGNWGEVVLSRVLESSGMREGYEFHTQANFSTDNGRRLQPDVIVHLPDNKDVIIDAKTSLLSYEQYFNAKSADERKIALTNYISSLRSHMKLLSKKDYQSLYSTVQTLDYVLMFIPIESAFMIALSQESALLTEAMEYNIILVSPTTLLVALRIINHLWRHEYQNRHTKEIAERASRLYDKFRLFIDDINKLGQYLDKVQDSYQLAKNKLFEGSGNLISQAERFRLFGVKIKRPIVLNNRKESSSNLSCCSIDETHDVSSKTN; from the coding sequence ATGATTTTTTGGTTGTTTTTGGGTGGTTTCGGTGGTGTAGTGTGTGGTATATTGTGCAGTTTTTTGTGGTTTTTTGTTAGATTTAAAGAGCAAAAGCTTGAATGGTTAAAGCAGCGTGTTGGTTATGAACATACATTTCAGTCGCTTGTGAAAGATTTAGATAGAGAATTGAGTGTACGCAAGGATGTTGAGCAACGATTACGAAGTGATGAAGAAATTTTAAAAAAATTATATGCTAAGATAGCTGTATATGAAGAACAGATATCTGTTTTGTTGTGTTATCGTCAAAAACATGATGTAGCTATTGATGAGCTCCGTGTCCAGCGAGAGGTGAATGTTGTTCGTGAGTTTGAAATTAAGCAGATGATGTTGCGTTTAGAGGAAAAAAATCTTGAAATATTAGAAAAGGAGAAGTTTTTTTTTAATTTTGAACAACAGTTTTCTCTTAAATTTGAAAATTTAGTTAATTGTGTTTTTGAATACAATAATAAAAAAATAAATATACAGAACAAATCAAGTCTTGATAAGTTATTATTGCCTTTAAAATTACAATTAGATGGATTTAGTCAGGAGATAAAAAATAAATTTTCTCAAGAAGAATGTGAGAGACATACCTTGTTGCATGAAATTAATAATTTAAAAGGTCTTAGCCAAAGAATGGCTGAAGAAACTATTAATTTGACTCGTGCTTTAAAAGGTAATAATAAATTACAAGGAAATTGGGGTGAGGTAGTTTTAAGTAGAGTTTTAGAGTCGTCTGGTATGCGAGAAGGATATGAATTTCATACTCAGGCTAATTTTTCAACAGATAATGGACGTCGTTTGCAACCCGACGTTATTGTGCATCTTCCTGATAACAAGGATGTGATAATTGATGCCAAAACTTCGTTATTGAGTTATGAACAATATTTCAATGCAAAAAGTGCTGATGAGCGAAAGATAGCGTTGACTAATTATATTAGTTCATTACGTTCTCATATGAAATTATTATCGAAAAAAGATTATCAGTCTTTATATTCTACTGTCCAAACCTTGGATTATGTTTTGATGTTTATACCTATTGAATCTGCTTTTATGATTGCATTAAGTCAAGAATCGGCATTATTAACTGAAGCAATGGAATATAATATTATTTTAGTGAGTCCAACTACATTGCTTGTGGCTTTACGTATTATTAACCATTTATGGCGTCATGAATATCAAAATCGTCATACTAAAGAAATCGCTGAAAGAGCATCTCGTTTATATGATAAATTTCGGTTGTTTATTGATGACATTAATAAACTTGGACAATATCTTGATAAGGTTCAAGATAGTTATCAATTAGCAAAAAATAAATTATTTGAAGGTTCTGGAAATTTAATTAGTCAGGCTGAAAGATTTCGTTTATTTGGTGTTAAGATTAAGCGTCCTATTGTGCTTAATAATAGAAAGGAATCTTCTAGTAATTTATCATGTTGTTCAATAGATGAAACGCATGATGTTTCTTCTAAGACTAATTAA
- the udp gene encoding uridine phosphorylase, producing MLLTTGHVFHLRLNSSDLRGAKVAILPGDPARVEKISLLMKNPVHLVTHREFVVWYAEVDEHAVVICSTGIGGPSTSIVVEELSQLGVRVFFRVGTTGAIQEHINIGDLLIIEGAVRYDGASCHFAPIEFPAVSDFYCNTALVKAVEQLGMKYHIGVTMSSDTFYPGQERIDTYSQRVIRYLRGSMEEWKNIAVMSYEMESSTLLTMCKTQGLHAGVVLGVIVNRFQKETPNISVISGVESCAILTVLEAVRYFYNSYSHLLITS from the coding sequence ATGTTATTAACTACTGGTCATGTTTTTCATTTACGTTTAAATTCTTCTGATTTGCGGGGAGCTAAGGTTGCAATTCTTCCTGGTGATCCGGCAAGAGTTGAAAAGATTTCTTTGTTGATGAAAAACCCAGTCCATTTAGTGACTCACCGTGAATTCGTTGTGTGGTATGCTGAAGTTGATGAGCATGCTGTAGTTATTTGTTCTACTGGTATTGGTGGCCCCTCCACATCTATTGTGGTGGAAGAGTTGTCACAGTTAGGTGTCCGTGTTTTTTTTCGGGTGGGAACTACTGGGGCTATTCAAGAGCATATTAATATAGGTGATTTATTGATTATTGAAGGGGCTGTTCGTTATGATGGGGCTAGTTGTCATTTTGCGCCAATAGAATTTCCAGCAGTTTCTGATTTTTATTGTAATACAGCCTTAGTAAAAGCTGTTGAACAGCTTGGTATGAAATACCATATTGGTGTCACTATGTCTTCAGATACATTTTATCCCGGACAGGAAAGAATTGATACTTATTCTCAACGTGTCATTAGATATTTACGGGGATCCATGGAAGAATGGAAAAATATTGCTGTTATGAGTTATGAAATGGAATCTTCAACCTTATTAACTATGTGTAAAACACAGGGTTTACATGCTGGTGTTGTGTTGGGAGTCATTGTAAATCGTTTTCAAAAAGAAACCCCGAATATATCGGTGATTAGCGGAGTGGAAAGCTGTGCAATTCTAACTGTATTAGAAGCAGTTCGTTATTTTTACAATAGTTATAGTCATTTACTTATTACATCATAG
- the metE gene encoding 5-methyltetrahydropteroyltriglutamate--homocysteine S-methyltransferase: MLVLSHILGFPRIGLRRELKQALEKYWSRKINKSELFSVGRELRIRHWRQQRDSGIDFVSVGDFAWYDHVLNTSLMLDNIPDRFRVNHSGHERKRNSSNCVDVDTLFHVARGATVNISEKSIIASEMKKWFNTNYHYIVPEFIYGQTFRLAWMQLFDEVDEALSLGHKVKVILLGPMSYLWLGKMRNNTSHNTSHSRLSLLPELLLIYRQILKMLSEKGVIWVQIDEPILVLELSERWCEAFFDAYRAMHGFTKLLLTTYFGSIHHHMNFISNLLVDGLHVDLVSGNDDLNVLHAGLPEDWVLSVGVINGRNIWRANLSFWCNRLFPFLGKRVIWVGSSCSLLHVPVDLDAEILLDSSLKKKFAFAIQKCNELRGLCNILNNAVVSNDLCTDNIVSENRLNINLATAVKKEHKKHVDEQINSDYLSRSNYTYRMQCQRSRFNLPLCPVTTIGSFPQTAKIRSARLNFRIGNLDQESYDIIMKQYIKDIILAQEELGLDVFVHGEPERNDMVEYFGEHLNGFLLTHNGWIQSYGSRCVKPPIIFDDVTRSGPITVKWITYAQSLTNKPVKGILTGPVTILCWSFPREDVTQEVLVSQIASAIRDEVCDLEKCGIGIIQIDEPALREGLPLKKSCWKNYLAWAVRSFKFITSVVSDDVQVHTHMCYAEFDDIIDSIVAMDVDVLSIESSRMSVKSLEILKKYRYNAIGPGVYDIHSPNVPSKEVILNRLEELIEYIEITRLWVNPDCGLKTRSWIEIKQSLFNIVGAVREFRVKNQ, translated from the coding sequence ATGCTTGTTTTGAGTCATATATTAGGTTTTCCTCGGATTGGTTTAAGGCGTGAGTTAAAGCAAGCGTTAGAGAAGTATTGGAGTAGAAAAATTAATAAAAGTGAATTGTTTTCTGTTGGTCGCGAACTTAGGATTCGTCATTGGCGTCAACAGCGGGATTCTGGTATTGATTTTGTTTCAGTAGGGGATTTTGCATGGTATGATCATGTTTTAAATACTAGTTTGATGTTAGATAATATTCCTGATAGGTTTCGTGTTAATCATAGCGGTCATGAAAGAAAGAGAAATAGCAGTAATTGTGTTGATGTTGATACATTATTTCATGTTGCACGCGGTGCAACAGTGAATATTAGTGAGAAAAGCATCATAGCATCTGAGATGAAAAAGTGGTTTAACACTAATTATCATTATATTGTGCCCGAATTTATTTATGGACAAACTTTTCGATTAGCTTGGATGCAGTTGTTTGATGAAGTAGATGAGGCATTGTCTTTAGGTCATAAAGTTAAAGTAATTTTGTTAGGACCTATGAGTTACCTTTGGCTAGGAAAAATGCGTAATAATACATCACATAATACATCACATAGTAGATTGTCTTTATTGCCAGAGTTGTTATTAATCTATCGGCAGATATTAAAAATGTTATCTGAAAAGGGTGTAATTTGGGTGCAAATTGATGAACCAATACTTGTATTGGAGTTGAGTGAAAGATGGTGTGAAGCATTTTTTGATGCTTACAGGGCTATGCACGGTTTTACAAAGTTGTTACTAACAACTTATTTTGGTAGTATTCATCATCATATGAATTTTATTTCAAATCTTTTAGTAGATGGTTTACATGTTGATTTAGTGTCTGGAAATGATGATTTGAATGTTCTTCATGCAGGGTTACCGGAAGATTGGGTATTATCGGTGGGTGTCATTAATGGTCGTAATATTTGGCGTGCTAATTTAAGTTTTTGGTGTAATAGGTTATTCCCATTTTTAGGAAAACGTGTTATTTGGGTCGGTTCTTCTTGTTCTTTATTGCATGTTCCAGTAGATCTTGATGCGGAAATTTTATTAGATAGTTCATTAAAGAAGAAATTTGCTTTCGCTATTCAAAAATGTAATGAATTAAGAGGTTTATGTAATATTTTGAACAATGCTGTTGTGAGCAATGATTTATGCACTGACAATATTGTATCAGAAAATAGGTTAAACATTAATTTAGCAACTGCTGTAAAAAAAGAACATAAAAAACATGTTGATGAGCAAATAAATTCTGATTATCTTTCTCGTTCGAATTATACATATCGTATGCAGTGTCAACGTTCTAGGTTTAATTTACCATTATGTCCTGTTACGACTATTGGTTCATTTCCCCAAACTGCCAAAATTCGTTCAGCTCGTTTAAATTTTAGGATTGGTAATTTAGATCAAGAGTCTTATGATATTATTATGAAACAGTATATTAAAGATATTATTTTAGCACAAGAGGAGTTGGGTTTAGATGTTTTTGTTCATGGTGAGCCAGAGCGTAATGATATGGTAGAGTATTTTGGAGAGCATTTAAATGGATTTTTGTTGACGCATAACGGGTGGATACAGAGCTATGGATCGCGTTGTGTAAAACCGCCAATAATATTTGATGATGTTACACGTTCTGGACCGATCACTGTAAAATGGATTACTTATGCTCAATCTTTAACTAATAAGCCAGTAAAAGGGATATTAACTGGTCCTGTGACAATTTTATGTTGGTCGTTCCCTCGTGAAGATGTGACTCAAGAGGTTTTGGTCTCGCAGATTGCTTCAGCGATACGTGATGAGGTGTGTGATTTAGAGAAATGTGGTATTGGTATTATTCAAATTGATGAACCTGCTTTGCGAGAAGGATTACCTTTGAAAAAATCATGTTGGAAAAATTATTTAGCATGGGCAGTACGGTCTTTTAAGTTTATTACGTCTGTTGTGAGTGATGATGTTCAGGTGCACACTCATATGTGTTATGCTGAATTTGATGACATAATAGATTCTATTGTAGCTATGGATGTAGATGTTTTGAGCATTGAATCATCTCGGATGAGTGTAAAATCATTGGAAATATTAAAGAAATATCGGTATAATGCAATTGGTCCTGGTGTTTATGATATTCACTCGCCTAATGTTCCTTCTAAAGAAGTTATTTTGAATCGTTTAGAAGAACTTATTGAGTATATTGAAATAACTCGTTTATGGGTGAATCCTGATTGTGGTTTGAAAACTCGATCTTGGATAGAGATCAAGCAGTCGTTATTTAATATTGTAGGTGCAGTAAGGGAGTTTCGTGTTAAAAATCAGTAA
- the rpoH gene encoding RNA polymerase sigma factor RpoH: MIRNMNSLTLLPQGTLDGYIRNANMYSMLTAEEERELAEQLYYHGDLEAAKRLILSHLRFVIHIARTYSGYGLSQADLVQEGNIGLMKAVRRFNPELNVRLVSFAVHWIKAEIHEYVLRNWRIVKVATTKAQRKLFFNLRKTKKRLGWFNPGEVDLVAKELSVSSKDVREMESRMSARDMVFESPLDDEYRDGVSILYFLQDKYDIAFEYEERWDVNITEKIGRALEFLDERSRHIIRSRWLDLDTKSTLQELANQYGISAERVRQLERNAMRKMRSVIESKKCIC; encoded by the coding sequence TTGCCTCAAGGAACTTTAGATGGTTATATTAGAAATGCTAATATGTATTCTATGTTGACAGCGGAGGAGGAGCGAGAGTTAGCTGAACAACTGTATTATCATGGTGATCTAGAGGCAGCTAAACGGTTGATTTTATCTCACTTACGTTTTGTTATTCATATTGCTCGTACTTATTCAGGTTATGGTTTGTCACAAGCGGATTTAGTTCAGGAAGGAAATATTGGTTTGATGAAGGCTGTTCGGAGATTTAATCCTGAATTAAATGTTCGTTTAGTTTCTTTTGCTGTACATTGGATTAAAGCTGAAATTCATGAATATGTATTGCGAAATTGGCGAATTGTGAAAGTGGCTACTACAAAGGCACAAAGAAAGCTTTTTTTTAATTTAAGAAAGACGAAAAAACGTTTGGGTTGGTTTAATCCTGGTGAGGTTGATTTAGTTGCTAAAGAATTAAGCGTTAGTAGTAAAGATGTGCGTGAAATGGAATCACGAATGTCTGCGCGTGATATGGTATTTGAGTCACCTTTGGATGACGAATATCGTGATGGTGTCTCTATTTTATATTTTTTGCAGGATAAATACGATATAGCGTTTGAGTATGAAGAAAGATGGGATGTGAATATTACTGAGAAAATAGGTCGAGCTTTAGAGTTTTTGGATGAACGTAGTCGTCATATTATTCGTTCTCGTTGGTTAGATTTAGATACTAAAAGTACTTTGCAAGAATTAGCTAATCAATATGGTATTTCTGCTGAACGTGTTCGTCAATTAGAAAGGAATGCTATGAGAAAGATGCGATCAGTGATTGAGTCAAAAAAATGTATATGTTAA